The segment CTTCCATAATACTTTCAAAGACATATAATTGCATTTTTCTAACGCTAAGAAAAGCTATTTTCTAACATTATATTTCAAACACTATAACTCTAAACTTAAATTACATACCAAATCGTAAGCtcttttttagatatttaaacACAATTTGTAATTTCCAAAattctttaattttataattaatctttacatgtatatttaataattcattttaacatttataacccctaaattaaaattttaaattccaaACCCTATATCTAAAGTCCAAACTTATTCCACAAACCACAAATATACTCTAAACCCTATGTACTGTACCAAAAATTGAAATCTACACTTTCAACTTAAACACCAAatcttaacatataaattacaaACACTACAAACtcctaaacattttttttttaagttctaAAATTCAAACATAAACTTTAAATTTCTAATCTTCTTATACTATAACCTCAAATCttaaaactaaaatcaaaatttcatCTTTTAAATCTTATTCTATAACTTTCAAAACACAGACCTTAAATCTTCATTCTATaattaaactctattttgaaacataaaaaacCATACTTCTCAAACATTGTCTTGATCATATACCCTACATAAAACAAACTCACCATACCTTCTATATACTATTAAAGctttaataaactaaacataataaataatacaCTCTTGTCGAagacataaaagaaaaaaaattctcctaattttctattggttaaGATAGTGATGTGAGGATCGCCATTTTTAaccattaattaattataatcaaCTGTTCAGATTCAATTTTTgtgtgtatctctctctctccccaaGATTTCCTCTGTagattcctttttcttcttttcttccaatcttcttctctccagaactttgtctcttcgacaatcaaTTTTTCATGTATCAAATCTTTAACAACTTGTGGAAGCACCGTGGCCTAGTGGTCAAGGTTTAAAGGCTGCTACACCCAGGTTTAGAGTTCAAACCTCAGACAACACAATTTCTACAGGAAGAGGTCTGAGTTTCAATTTCCGGAGAAAGGgaattaaaattatagaaaatgcTTAAACAAAATCTTCAGCATGGCGCAAGGAGTACCGTCAGGAATGGATCTCATAGGGCTACTCAGGGTGATGCAGTCAGGCGTGAatcctcataaggcaggtaTAATTGCCGGCTGTAATATCGTCTATGTAATGGTTCTTAtaatttgtaatagcataattaaccagacaaaaaaaaaatctttaacaaCTCTAACATCCTTCTTCTCCATTGCTTCCCTCTCAATCATCTCTCAACAACGACGACGCCAACGAGGAGCTCTGGTGTGACCAGCCCCTGAGTCATTCGCAAACCGAATTAGAAAAGCTCTGGTATGGAAAGATTTACGGTTTGAGCTTGACGGCGGAGGAGGCAGAGATGGACATGGATTCTCCACCTCTACAAAGGAAGGAGGGGAAGAAGACGCGACGACGGCGAGATGGCGGAAGAAGATGGAGGAGAGGAAGATCTTTTGGAGACGACAACAGCGAGCAGGTCCGAGCTCTGTTGTGGAGAGGACAGTGACGACGGCGAGCAGGTCTGAGCCGAGGAAGAAGACGCGGCGGTATGTGGAGgcgtaagaagaagaagcggcAGTTTGATTAGGGTTAAAAaattttttaggttttgttttaATATGGTTTAGATTTGGTTTGGTGTAGAGTTAGGAAATTTTAGtggtttaaatttattttttaatatctggTTTAGTTTAGTAAACTAGAATTTATTTGTAAaccaatttaaatttataaataaaatttattttatttttaattataaagtaattttcagtttaatttttaattatttatttttaattataattatttgtgGTTAATTGTACAAAAGACCTATTATAGCAGGAATATACGAATCACAATcaatttgtaacaaaaaaaatagtgctataattaaaattaataacaacATTCAAATATTGCTATCGTATCTGCACATTTCACAgcattataaaaatactattgtAGAGGGGGTACCTATGATGGCTGCCTACTATAGCATTTTTCGTGAGCTAAGAATGTAcatatttcttgtagtgaaaaTTAGCTTTACCGCGGCACacttagttaaaaaaaagacTAATCTGATTATTTTCCCTCTCCACTCACGAAAgacctttcttcttctcattttCCCATCTTTCCCTAGTAACCCTAAAAAAATCGACCACAATCTCCATCTCTAAAACCCTAGTCCGCTAATCCAGAACCATAATTAAGCTTGACACATCCATTGTTGTCGATTGCGAAAGTATCGAAGGTCGAAATTGCGACATCTCTCTCGATTGTTATCTCAAATCGTAGAGATGTTTTGTTGTGTTGCTTTGATTTCctctttgttttctttcctGTTTGATTTGCGTTCCTGCTCCACGTTCTTTGCTTAGATTCCCTTTATTCTATTATTAACAACATTAAATGTGATTCATGATTTTATCGATTTCGATTTACAGTAATGCAATAATGGTTTCAATTTAGGTTTGAttgattatattatttgttaCTTTGAATGGTTCTCTATGTTACTAAAAGTTTCAATTTAGGTTTTAGAACATAGAATGGTGGACAAAGACTAGGTTCATCTGAGCAGGTAATGAATTTTATCATACATGTTATGTTTTAGTATGTGTTTAGTCACCGAACTTGtgaatttttgttttcgtttCATGTCACCGAAGAGTCGATCCTGCTTATGAGAGAGGAGCTACTAAGTTTGTACGCGAAGTGGCTGCAGCTTCGGGGGGAAATGATATGATTGTCTGTCCTTGCATTGACTGTCGTAACATAGATCGTCATTGCGGAAGTGTGGTAGTTGCTCATTTTGTTACTAGGGGAATGGAGGAGGCTTATAAGAAGCGCACTGATTGGTATCTGCATGGAGAGTTGAGCTCAGTGGTTGCAGATGAAAGCATGGCAAGTCAATGGAATGATGAGATCATTGGGTTATACAGAGCGGCTGAGTGTTCTGATGAAGCTTTAGCTCGTACGGGGGATGTCTTTGAGATAGAAGAGGGAGAGGACAAGAAAGAAGATGATTTTTTGGCGAAGCTAGCTGAAGCTGAAACACCTTTGTATCCTACATGTGCAAACCACAGCAAGTTATCTGCAATAGTGTCATTATTTAGATTGAAGACTCAGAATGGATAGTCTTACAAGAGCTTCAATGAACTGCTAGAGACGTTGCCGGAAATTTTACCTGAGGAGAATGTGCTGCACACTTCACTGTACAAGGTtaagaaatttttgaaatcatttGATATGGGTTACGAGAAGATCCATGCTTGTGTGAATGACTGCTGCTTATACAAAAAGAAGTTGAAGAAATTGAGTACTGTCCAAAATGCATGGCATCGAGATGGAAGACTAATGTCCATACTGGTGAGAACAAGAAAGGAATCCCACAGAAAGTATTACGCTACTTTCCAATAATCCCAAGGTTGAAGAGAATGTTCCGGTCTGAGGAAATGGCTAAGGATTTAAGGTGGCACTTCAGCAACAAAACCACTGATTGGAAATTTTGACACCTTGTTGATTCAGTCACATGGGATCAGATGAATGCGAAATACCCTATCTTTGCCGCTGAAGAAAGGAACATGAGGCTTGGACTTTCAATAGACAAATTTAATCCATTCAATACGAAGAATTCTATGTACAGTTGCTGGCCGGTATTGTTAGTCAACTACAACTTACCACCTGATTTATGTATGAAGGAGAACATAATGCTTTCGTTGTTGATTCCTGGTCCACAACAGCCCGGTAACATTATAGATGTCTACTTAGAGCCTCTCATTGAAGATCTAAACCATCTATGGAGCAGTGGAGAGTTAGTGTACGACGCTTTTACTCGATCAACTTTCACACTGAAGGCAATGCTGCTTTGGATGATCAGTGATTTCCCAGCTTATGGGAATCTTGCAGGCTGCAAAGTGAAGAGAAAAATGGGGTGTCCTTTATGTGGGAAGAACACAGACAGTATGTGGCTTAAGTACAACAGAAAACATGTGTATATGTGCCACAGAAAAAGGTCTGCCACCAGCTCATAGTTTTCGGGGAAAGAAGAAGTGGTTCGATGCAAAAGCTGAGCAAATGAGAAGGGGAAGAATTTTAACCGGCCttgaaatttctcaaaaccTCAGAAATTTCAAGAATGACTTTGGCAATGTTAAACATTCTAGGAGTAAGAGAAAAAAGATGGTCTGTACCGATTTAGATGAAGAGCAAgcggaagatgaagatgaggaggaagaggaagaagtggAAATAGATGAGGATGAGTTATCTCGATGGAAGAAAATATCTATCTTTTTCAAGCTACCTTATTGGGCGGTAAGATATCTCTTTCATGCTACCTAATATAGTTTTCCATTTTGAATATGTTATGtctaaatttgattttatgtatTGTTTATGTTATGATTATATAGATGTTATGCATGTAGAGAGAAATGTGGCTGTGGGAAATCCAAGGATGGTCTTCCGGCTCGTAAAGATATTGAGGATCTTGGTATAAGGCAGGACTTTCACCCTCGCATCTATGGAAAACGAACATATCTTCTTCCAGCACCGTGGTTTTTGTCTAAgacagagaagaagatattttgcAGGAGACTTTTTGACTTCAAAGGGCCAGATGGATATTGTTCCAACATATCTAGAGGTGTTTTGTTAGATGACTATAAAGTCACAAGGCTGAAATCACATGACTATCATGTGTTAATGCAGCAACTTCTTCCAATTGCACTTAAAGGGTTGTTACCTAAAGGACCAAGACTAGCAATTTCAAGGTTATGCGCGTTCTTCAATCTGTTGTGCCAGAGAGTTATTGATAGAGAGCAGTTTCTGGTTATGGAAGCGGAGATTGTAGAGACGCTTTGCTTGTTTGAAAGATATTTCCCAGCTCCAAGTTTCTTTGATATCAGGGTCCATTTGACTGTGCATCTAGGAAGGGAGGCCCGACTTGGTGGACCTGTCCATTTTAGATGGATGTACCCATTTGAGAGGTAATGTCTTCATGACTGCTGTAGATATTTTCCTCCAAGTTTCTTTGATACCCATTTTATTTTGCTAATCGACATAGTCACATTTTCAGGTACATGAAAGTCCTCAAAGACTTTGTTAGAAATCCTGCTAGACCAGAAGGGTGCATTGCTGAGTCTTATCTTGCCGAGGAATGTATGAATTTTTTTCAGTGAATTTCTCAAGAAGTCAACAAATGTACAAGGCAAAGTAGAGAGAAACATGGACTATGAGaacaactctattatagagggtCGTCCAATATCACCTGGCACATCAGTTACACTCACTGAAATGGAGAAGAAAATAGCACATCTTGCTATCATCCAAAATTTTGCTCTCGTCGAACCTTTTGTAGAGTAAGAATCCTAttctttatatttatattttctgtcctccttttgatatttatttctaatatgTACATTCTCTGTCCAGTGAGCATCTCCAGTATTTACAAGACTCAGATGACAGATGTAGGAGATGCATCAGTCTTATGGAGTATGCATACTAAGAATTTTGCTTCATGGCTAAAACAACAGGTACATGATTTGTTATCTTGTTTTGGTAATAtgatataggtgttttactagtCTTAACTTTTGTAGGTGCCTATTGATTCTAAAGAACATGACGAAACACTCAAGTGGCTAGCTTATGGTCCTTATGGTCCACATTCTTCAGGAAAGATATACGGGCTATATAGTTAACGGTCAGATGTTTCACACCCCATCAGTTGATATGAGGCTACAGCAGTTTGTAGTTCTAGTGCGAAAGATACAGCACAGGTGGTTGATTGGGTTTCCTACTACGGCAGAGAAACTGACATCATTCTGATAGACTATAATGTCTTCTATGTTCCTCTGTTCCGGTGTCATTGGGCTGTAAAGGGTAATGGAGTGAAGATTGAAGATGGTTTTACACTTGTTAACATGAATCATAGTCAAGCCTCTTTCACAAGTTACCCATATATAATGGCTTCTCAAGCGAAGCAAGTCTCTTACTCAAGGGAAAATGAGTCTTCTAATTGGTATATTGTCATGAGAGGTCCTTCAAGAAGATATAGTAAAGAAGATATTCAAGAGGGAAATGCTGAATTTGGGCCATTGCCTACAAATATTGACATGGAAGTTGACAATTATGAAGCCGATAATGTCAGAACAGATTGTGAAGGCATATATGTCTGAAGCGTATCCTTATTTTATGTGCTTTTTATGTGCTTgttatgtgtttgttttgtgCTTGTTATGTTCTTGGTTCTTGTTTTGTATAGAGTTAAACTTTTTCCTACTCATAATTTGATGCATGTAAATTGAGATGAAACGTGGAAGAAAGAGGGGAGGCAAGAAGTCAATAAAGAAAGTAGTACAAGAAGATACAGAAGTTGAGTTTGTCTGTACTTTACATGGTGAAGGGGCAGACCAACATGAAGTTGTTCAAGAGCAGGAAGGACCTGAACTTGATCCAGAACAACAAAACCCTGAACAGAGAAACGATGAACAACAACAAACAGAAGAGCAGCACAACACAAACGAGCCTGAAGGTGAAGTCGAACTTTCTACTAATGAAGAGCCTGAAGTTGGAACCAACCGTAAGAGAAAGCGTGGACCAACAAGAATGAAAGACCAAGCAGGCCAGGTTTGAAATTGATGAAGACTACCATAGGGATGCAGTTCTTAAGCAGATGGGAGCGTTGTGGAGATCATCGACGTCACGTCTTGTCACCCAAATCAATGAAGCCGATAATAACCAATAAAGGATGAAGCTCAGACCGAAGAATGTTCCCCCGGTTAAGTGGAACAAACTTTTGAAGTTGAAAACAAGCCAAAAATTAAAGGTATTAATTTTGAGTTGAGTAAGATATTGGTTGAAAGTAGATAACATATACAAGGAAAGAAGACGCAAACATATACCTCACACTTGTAGTCGGAAGGGAATGGTTAGACTAGCAAACGACATGGTAAGTATTCTTTCTTCTCGTTGTTTCCTTTTAAATTGGTACGTTGGTATATTGACATGCAATGTTTCCGTAGAAAAACAGTTGATGACCCATCTCAAGTGACAAGACATAAAATCTGGGTCAAGTCTCATACCCGAAAAGATGGAACTCCTATAAACACAAATGCGGCTGAAAAGATTGTAAGTGAAAAACATAAATTCTCGTTTGCTATATCAAATGCTTTTCATGTTAATCGTTTGTTGTCAGATGTACAGCAAAAGGCAGCTGAGCTTGGTAGTGGTGCCAATCCATTGTATGCTaaaaatgaagatgaagataCACTCGTCAAACTGTTAGGACCTACTAATCCTGGTCGTATGAGAGTAATGGGAAGAAATATGAGCAAGACCAAGTTAGCTTGCTTCCAAGTTAAGCACAAGACTATTTTTGAAATGAAATAGAAGCAATATGAACTCCAGGAAACGGTTAATCAGTTAAAGGCTGAACTTGCAGCAGTGAAGAATCAGgtcatataatatttatgtttatacaTTGAGATAGTAGGtgataacaaaataataagaattgTTTTGGTTTAACTTACAGAGAGAAGAATATGAAGTTTGTGAAAACTCGGCTCCAAGGAGtgtgaacaaaaaaacaaaaaggagGTGTCTTATAATAGATTGGGCTGATGAATATGGCAACGTTGGTGAGGGCCGTATTCTCTCTTCAGACCCAAACGATATAGTCAATGACTGTCGTTTAGGACCTACAGATGTTAAAGTATTGGTTTACGCTGCTATAGTCAATGACTGTCGTTTAGGACCTACAGATGTTAAAGTATTGGTTTACGCTGCTACTGAACCAGAAGCTTTCCTCTGAAGACCTGCGAAGAACATGTGCACGATTCAGGAAGCTGTTGGCCATATCATTGCATGGCCTAAGAGTAAATGTGTTGAACTAGGTCAGGGCCTCCAACCAGAAGACATtgctgttggggtcaaaatcagtcacaacggaatcaatgcctgaaagtccgtaaaaatcagcatgaacgtttttaagaaaaagtaatcttcgtaaagaaatctttacaaAGAGTCTTGCGggaaaatcttgttcaaatctcaatcgaaccactaaataccgattgtccgaaggaaacagacatgtatccaattcggccgcggacaagctcgagtacggcaatcggaccacggaaagccaagctcgatcgatacgcggcgaccaagcatgcacacagctcggtcgctacgtagcgaccgagcgtccgtccccctcggtcgctacgtagcgaccgagcgtccatccctacgtagcgaccgctctagccaagctcggtcactacgtagcgaccgagcgtccatttcgctcggtcgctacgtagcgaccgagcgtccatccgcttggtcgctacgtagcgaccgagcgtccatcctgctcggtcgctacgtagcgaccgagcatccatcccgctcgatcgctacgtagcgaccgagctcgagccaagctcggtcgctacatagcgaccgagcgtccatcccgctcggtcgctatgtagcgaccgagctcagccaagctcggttgctacgtagcgaccgagcgtgcgttttgtccggtcgttacgtagcgactgaactcttccgaaacgtcgatacgacaacaattcatgcattctcgtctatcctacgatgctatctctcgaagaccgtagcgaacttgGTTCATGTCTTCCAACCATTCTaaagacatcaatcaaactttgcggtaaaaaccgcgaaaagttcgttctttatcgaaagaagtcgtaataaacgtttcgagtcgtaagacggcccaaagggacctaagtcacgactcgaggcccaacttatgattcttaaccaaaagcccataaaccgtatgacggtttatgcttggcgcccaaggaaggataaatgtcaagtttccgcggatgaatacgaaattttgaggata is part of the Brassica rapa cultivar Chiifu-401-42 chromosome A09, CAAS_Brap_v3.01, whole genome shotgun sequence genome and harbors:
- the LOC103872102 gene encoding uncharacterized protein LOC103872102, which encodes MEEAYKKRTDWYLHGELSSVVADESMASQWNDEIIGLYRAAECSDEALARTGDVFEIEEGEDKKEDDFLAKLAEAETPLYPTFTWDQMNAKYPIFAAEERNMRLGLSIDKFNPFNTKNSMYSCWPVLLVNYNLPPDLCMKENIMLSLLIPGPQQPGNIIDVYLEPLIEDLNHLWSSGELVYDAFTRSTFTLKAMLLWMISDFPAYGNLAGCKVKRKMGCPLCGKNTDSMWLKYNRKHVYMCHRKRSKRKKMVCTDLDEEQAEDEDEEEEEEVEIDEDECYACREKCGCGKSKDGLPARKDIEDLGIRQDFHPRIYGKRTYLLPAPWFLSKTEKKIFCRRLFDFKGPDGYCSNISRGVLLDDYKVTRLKSHDYHVLMQQLLPIALKGLLPKGPRLAISRLCAFFNLLCQRVIDREQFLVMEAEIVETLCLFERYFPAPSFFDIRVHLTVHLGREARLGGPVHFRWMYPFERYMKVLKDFVRNPARPEGCIAESYLAEELSISSIYKTQMTDVGDASVLWSMHTKNFASWLKQQVPIDSKEHDETLKWLAYGPYVCSSSAKDTAQVVDWVSYYGRETDIILIDYNVFYVPLFRCHWAVKGNGVKIEDGFTLVNMNHSQASFTSYPYIMASQAKQVSYSRENESSNWYIVMRGPSRRYSKEDIQEGNAEFGPLPTNIDMEVDNYEADNGQTNMKLFKSRKDLNLIQNNKTLNRETMNNNKQKSSTTQTSLKVKSNFLLMKSLKLEPTVRESVDQQE